The sequence GTCAACGATCTTCGACTGTTCCGCATTTCGCGGCGGGAACTCGAAATGCCCACCCTCGCTGGGCGACGGACGAAAGCCGGACGCGTGTTGAATGGCGAAGCCCACGCCGCAGCCGGTGCCGGGCATGAGAATCGCCCGCACACCCGACGGATTGTTTCGGCCCGCGTGAATCAGCGTACATGGCGCGACGCCGACCGATGCGATGTGGGCAGCCATGTCGTTGACGAGCCAGACGTTCGCACCCAACGCCGCGCCGATCTGACGATTGGTTACGTCTTCGTGGGGCCGGTTGGTCATGGCGACATGTGCGGTACCGTTAGGCTCGTTGGTGATTTTGCCCGCGATACCGAAGCATGCCCGGTCAACGCCCTCGACCTCACTGGCAAAGTCCTTGGCGAATCGGCCGACCGCGTCGATGATCGGGCACTTGCGGTAGGTCATCGGCAAGCGCAAGTCGCCCTCATTGCCGCGGGCCGGGTGGTCGATCGGCGCACAGCCGTCATCGTTGTAAAAGTCGAGCCGAACGTTGGTCCCTCCGATGTCGCCTGCGAGAAGCATGCGGCGAACGTAGACGCCGACCGGGTCGTCGGCAAACTGCCAAACGTGATAGAGATTGCGTTTCTTCTCCTTCTTTCTCCCGCAACTTTGGCCTGACCCGACGATGTCATTTTTCGGACATCGCGCGACGCCGCTGATCGCCCGGACCTTGTTGCTCGACGCAGCCCCCGCCTCCCGTCCGGCCCGGCATCGCCAACCACACCGCGGCCG is a genomic window of Planctomycetota bacterium containing:
- a CDS encoding glucokinase — protein: MLLAGDIGGTNVRLDFYNDDGCAPIDHPARGNEGDLRLPMTYRKCPIIDAVGRFAKDFASEVEGVDRACFGIAGKITNEPNGTAHVAMTNRPHEDVTNRQIGAALGANVWLVNDMAAHIASVGVAPCTLIHAGRNNPSGVRAILMPGTGCGVGFAIQHASGFRPSPSEGGHFEFPPRNAEQSKIVDGLRKLLPAERGTTRVTYESVLSGPGLENLYACLADPSSTRLVAGVDGQAITCAAAGQESVADPDLARRAVELFVEVLAQYASNLGLLLLPTAGLWLGGNIIDAIRSPDSQAFDDRFVRTYLDAGGRTQRGILEQVPIRLLDPVDTGLLGAAQIAAGM